In Pseudomonadota bacterium, the DNA window GCGCCATACCGCCAACACCACAAGCGCGATGACCAGGACGATCAGCGGATTGACCCAGAAGATCCAGCGCCAGGTGAGGAACTCGGTGAAGAGGCCGCCCAGCAGTGGTCCCGATGCCATGAAACACGACCCAATCGACCCGTAGATCCCGAGCGCCACGCCGCGTTCCTCCGGCGGGAACACCATCATCATCATCGCCATCGAGCCTGGCAGAATGATCGCCGCGCCGACGCCCTGCAACGCGCGTGCCGCGACAATCCATGCTTCGTTCTGGGCGAACCCGGCGGCCAGCGACGTCACGGCGAAGATGGCAAGACCGAGCATAAAAAAGCGTCTGAGCCCAACGATATCGCCCAACTTGCCCATCGCCGCGGCAAGCGCAGCGAACACCAAGAGATAGGCGTTAACGACCCAGTGGGACGCCGTTTGGCTTAGATCGAGGTCCTGCCGGATGGTCGGTAGCGCGACACCGACGATGGTCTCGTCGAGCACCATGAGGCCCAACGAGGCACCCATGGCCCCCAGCACCCACCATTTCTTGCTGCTGGTCTCGGTCAATCGCCTTGCCCCCCAATGCGATGCCGGCGCCAAGCCGGAAGGGGACTGTGTCACGAAAAAAGGGCGAAGAACACCGGACGCGGCACCACTCGGAACCGTGTCGGCCTGTTGAACGTCAGCGGCAGCTAGTCGAGCAGCGCGTCTTTCACCCAGGTCTGAAACGCATGGACGCAATGCTCACTGTCGCCGGGCTCGCCCGGTTTGGTGAAGAAGCGGCCCTGATAGTAGCCGCGTGACTTGATGCCGCGCTGCACGCCCTCGTTCAACGCGGCGTCCTCTGGACCCAGGTTGTTGTTGAACCAGAACTCCGAACCGCGCGTCGTCGGGTCGTCGGATTCACCGGGCACGTCGTAGTACGGGTTCTCGACGACGGAGGTCTCCGGACCGGTCGGGCGCATCAGGAAGGTCGAGATCATGTTGGCGTAAGGCCAGGAATAGATGATCCAGTCAGGCCACATATAGAGCGTGATGAAATAGGGCGTCTGGCCACCCTGGCCGTCGTCGGGGAACGGATAGACGCCGGTCTTGTTTTCGCCCGGCGGCGCGATGATGGCGAACCAGTTCTCGTGCACCTCAAGCTTGGTGCCGGCCATGTCGATGATGTCGCAGAGCTCGCGATGACAGGGACCGGAGTTCGGGAAGTGATAGCCTTCGATCGCGTTCTCGACGACGACCTTCCAGTTCGCCTTGATCTCGAAATCCTTGCCGCTGGCCGGCACGACACGATCGACATCCGGGAACCACTTGTAGATCGCCTCCTCCATACCCGGCGCCCATTCGTTCATCGGTTTGGCGTCGCGGTCCAGGTTGACGAAGATGAAACCGCCGAATTCCTGCACGCGCACCGGCTCCAGACCAAAATCGGCCTTGTCGAAACCGGCGACACTCTCGCAGTTGCGCGCAGCCCTCAGCCCGCCGTCCAGCCCATACGCCCAGGCGTGATAGGGGCACGTAATGACGGCTTTGACGTTACCCTTGCCCTGCAACAATTCGTGGGCGCGATGCTGGCAGACGTTGTGGAAGGCCTTGAGATGGCCGTCGGTGCCGCGAATGACAAAGACACCCTGACCCTGCACATCGACGGTCGCGTAGTCGCCACGGTTCGCGACCTCGCTCTTGTGACAGACGACGCGCCAGGACCGATGGAAGATCTTCTCGACTTCCTCGGCATAGACTTCCGGCCGGAAGTACCATGGCGACGGCAACGTGAACGACGTGCCGGCGTCTTCGGTAAAGTTCTCGGTCGCGAACGCGTTGACGGTGGCCATGGCCTACTCCGCAGGCATGATCGATTATTGAATGATCGTACAAAAACCGCTTCGGCTGTTCAAGCCATGCGGCAAACTGTATGGCTTGTGGACTCCAGCGGAACGTTGCGGCCGATCGATGCGCGTACCCGCCGGATGGGGGTATCGCCGAATGACGAGCGCATCGCCATCGAAAGCCGTGTTGTGGCGGAGCCTGATAGCCGTCATCGGCGGATTGACCGTCGCATCGATGACCGGCGGTTTCAACGCGCCCTTGTTTGCGACACGCCTCGACGAAATGGGGGTCGACGACTGGCTGATTGGCGCCAGCACCGCGGCCAACGCCATCGGGCTTTTTGTTGTCGCGCCGTTCGCACCGGCGATCATCGCACGCTACGGCCTGGCGCCCGTCATGATCGTGACAACGCTGCTCGAAGCCGTCCTCTATCTCGCCTGCACCGTCGTGACGGGCTTCTGGGGCTGGACGATCATTCGCCTTGCCATGGGCGCCATTGGTGGCGTCTTGTGGATTGCTGGCGAAGTCTGGATTACCCAGACGGCAACGGACGCGATCCGTGGCCGCGTGCTGGCGATCTACAACGCCTGCTTCAGCCTGGGCAGCGCGGTCGGGCCGAGCGTCCTGTCGATTGTCGGTTATGCCGGTGCGACTCCGTTCATCATCGCGACGGTGATCACCGTCGCGTCGGTGCTGCCCATCATCTGGGCCCGCAAACTGGCGCCGCAAATCGAGGACGAACGGCGCGGCGACGGGCTGCTCGGCATGACGAAATCGCTCCTGACGCCACTGCGCCTGGCGCCGGTACCGATGATGTTCAACCTCAGCTACGCGCTTGTTTTCACCGCACTTTGGACCTTTCTGCCGGTCTATGCGGCGGATACCGATTTGGATGTCGACCGCGCTTTTCAGCAACTCACTGCCTTCGCGATAGGCGGCATTGCCCTTCAATATCCGATCGGCTGGCTGTCCGACCGGGGCGACAGCCGGCTTGTCGGCGCATGCCTGATCGGCGGTAGCTTTCTGGCGCTGCTTGTGATCGACGTCTTCATCCATGTGCCCGTGCTGGACTTCGTCTATTTCTTTGTCCTGGGCGGCCTGGTCAGCGGACTTTACGTCGTGGCGCTCAGTCTGATTGGCGCGCAGTTCCGCGGCTCGTCACTCGCCACCGCGATCACCGTCTATACCCTCATGTGGAGCGCCGCCAGCGTCTTCAGCCCGCCCTTCGTCGGTCTGGCCAACGACATCGTCGGACCCGATGGCCTGCCGCTATCGATGGTTCTGTTTACCGCGGTGTTCCTGCCCTTCGCCGTGGCAAGCTGGCTGCGGCATCGGCGATCCTAGGCACACGGCAACATGAGGATTGCCGGTGCGTGGCCGGCCGGGGATGGCACCAAGCGACAACGCATCGCGCCATTGCAAGTTAAGAATCACTTGCAATTGGCTCTCGTGTTCCGCTAAGGCTCAGGGCCAGTCGATTGCGAAATCAGGGGACACACAATGAGTTCTGCCGACGCTAAACCGGCTCTTAACAATCTAGTAAACGGCGAACTGGCTTCGGCCCACCTCTACTGGCAGGCAGCAGGCTGGTGCTTCGACCGGCACCTGGACGGTTGCGGCGAGTTCCTGTTGGCGCACGCTGACGAGGAACTGACGCATATGCGTAAGATGATGCGCTTCATGATCGACAGCGACATTACGATAAGACTGGACGCGCTGCCGGAGCCAGCCGTCGACGTCGATAGCGTGCTGGCCCTGTTCGAGAAGATTCTGGCTCACGAACAGAAGGTCACTGACTCCATCGGCCATGAGGTCAACAAAGCACAGGCCTGTGGCGACCACAGCACGTTCGAGTTTCTGCAATGGTTCGTCATGGAACAGCGCGGCGAAATGAAGTTGTTTCGCGACATCGTCGACCGCATCAAGTTGATCGGTGACGGACCCCAGGCGCTCTACTTCATCGACCAGGAAGTCGCGGGCATTGGCGCTTCGGCCGCGGCTATGGATCAAGCGGCCCCCAATCCAACCGCTGTGGCCTGAGATCGCCGTAGCATGATGGTGCCGTGATGCGGCGCCTTACCTGATCAGTGCCGTGCAGGATTCGCCGCCCCATTGGCGGCAGGTGCGTCGTGGCCCGGCGATTCCTCTCATGAAATTTCGGCACGACGCATCGCCATAGCAACGGCGTTGTTGCGAATCATTCTCAATTTCACTTAGGATGGGTCTTAAGGGCGAACCGCGGGAGGGGCGGCATCCGCCCGGTCATTGTTGGGAGAGACGGCTCCATGTTCGCGCGATTTTGGATTTTGCTTTCGATTTTGGTTCTGCCGATCAGTGCTTTCGCTGATGGCGAGGAGGAACGAGAAGAACTCGTCGACCCGCCGGCGGTTTACAGCAACGACGGCGTCTTAACCACGCACCTCACCGTCGCGCCGCACACCATCGAAGTCGGCGGCAAGAAGGTCACGACCCATCTCTATAACGGCCTCTTCATTCCGCCGACACTGACGTTGAAGCCCGGCGACACGCTGGTCCTTAACCTTCACAACTACAAGGACTACCCGACGAACCTGCATTATCACGGGACAAACACGTCACCGCTGGGCAACTCCGACAACGTCTACGTGATCGTCGATCCGAACGTGACGTTCATGTACGAGGTGGAGTTTCCTGAGGACCATCCCAAGGGTCTTTTCTGGTACCACCCGCATTATCACGGCTCGACCGAGTATCAGATTGGCAGTGGCCTGTCGGGCCTGATCAGCGTCGAGGGCGTGCTCGATCCCTGGCCGGAACTGAAAGATATCAGGCAGCGCAACATGGTTCTGCGCGATATCCAGATTGTCGACGGCAAGGTGCCCAATCCGCCTGATCCCGGCAATCCGACCATGCGCATGATCAATGGTCAGGTGAACCCGACCATCACAATTCGTCCCGGCGAGATTCAGTTGTGGCGTGTCGGCAATATCGGCGCCGACATCTTCTACGATCTAGAGATTGAGGGTCACAAGATCTATGAAATCGCCCGCGACGGCTTCAACACGAACCAGCTCGTCGAATACGATCACCTGCTGCTGCCGACCAGCGGCAGGACCGAGTTCCTGATCGTCGGCGGCGAGCCCGGCGAGTACATCTTCAAGACCCGCGAGATCAACATGGGCCCGGCTGGCGATCCCCACCCCGAGACGGTGCTGGGCACGCTTGTCGTCAGCGGCGACCCGGTCGTCGATGGTCCTGCATTGCCGACAGAGTTTCCGCAGGTTACCGATTTGCGTGACGTCGAAACGTGCTGCGCGCGGACGTTCGACATGTCGGAGACCGCCGATGGCAGTCAATTCTGCATCAACAATGTCGGCACCAACATGGACGTCATCAACACGACGGTTCGGATTGGCTGCGTTGAAGAGTGGACGATCAATAACTGCACGGGCGAGATGCACTCGTTCCATCACCATCAGCTGCAGTACCAGGTGATCGAGATGAATGGCGAGCCCGTCGAGTTCACCGGTTGGCAGGACACCGTCCATGTTCCCTACCGGTCGGCGACCGACGAATTCCCGAACCGTTGCAAGTGCGATGCTGACGGCAACTGCACGGACTGCACGTGCCCGACGGCCGAGGATCCCCACGGTTCGGTGAAGGTGCGCATCTCCTATGAGAACCCGGTTATCGAAGGCAAGGCCGTCTACCACTGCCATATCGGCGAACATGAAGATGCCGGCATGATGCAGACGATCAACATGCGGACGGACGCGGGCCGGTGCGAGGCTGGTACGCCGTCGAACATCGATCGCGAGAGCATGTCGACAACCGACCGCGCGACGTGCAAGCCGCGCGACGACGATCACGACCACGCCGCCCTACCGGACAGCGGTCTGCAGTTGGCGCAGACGCTGCTGGCGCAGTTGGAGCAGGACCTCGACAACAGCCTGTGTCTGGCGTCCAACGACTACGCCCAACCGACAACGTTGACGACACAGGGCAACGTCATCTCGATCGTCGATCAGAGCACCAATTGAGTGCTACTAGCCCGATGAGAAAAAGCCATGCCGCCGTCTGTGCGGCATGGCTTCTCATCGCAGCGACCTTTATGGCGCCGACGGCACCGGCGGCGGGCGACGACGGCGCGGCAACACTGCGCGTCGCCATCGGCGGCCCGTTCGAGCTTGTCGATCAGAACGGCGAGGTCCGCAGCGACAGCGACTTCCGCGGTCAGTTCATGCTGGTCTATTTCGGCTACAACTGGTGCCCCGACATATGCCCGACGACGTTATGGCAGGTGTCGGCCGCGCTCGACAGATTGGGCGAACAGGCCGGGCAAGTTCAGCCGATTTACATAACCGTCGATCCGGAACGCGACACCGTCGACTCGATGAAGTACTACGCCTCCCACTTTCATCCCTCGCTGGTCGCGCTTACGGGAAGTCAGGCCCAGATCGCCGACGTCGCGAGCGCTTATCAGGTTGAGTATGCGAAGAGCGGGAACGTCGATGGTGATGACTACTATGTCGATCACACGGCTTACGTCTTCTTGATGGACCCTTCGGGCAATTTCCTGCGCCTATTCAGTCACGAGGCTCTGGCCGAAGAAATCGCCAGCGGCGTGCTAGACTTCATGTGACCGGGCTGGCCCGGCGTCACACGTGCATCGCGCGTGCCGCCCAGCGATGGAAGCAGTGGGTTGGCTGTTCCATGACCGGCGTCAGGACGCCGCCGTCGAAGCCGGGTGAGGCTCGGCCAACCTGCATGCCTTCGCACACGCCCTGGTCCTCGGCAAAGATCTCGTTCCAGCCTGCGGTCACCTGACGGCGGACGCCGTCATAGTCGGGGCCCAAGGGCGCTTCGCCGACGTAGTAGATATCGAAGGTCTCGCTGACCCGCCCGGCGCCGTCCGGCAACAGGCGCACCGCATAGAAGTGGTCGAAGTGGATACCGAGCAGGATGTTGGGGAACAGCGCCACGTACTCGGCCCGCGTCGTCCACTCCTCCGGCAGGTCGGGGAACACCGGCAGCGCGGGTCCGCCGCGTTCAGGGCTATAGACCAGACTGCCCTGGCCGGCGAACCGGTCGTCGACGACGATGTCGTAGTGGTCTTCCAGCCGCGAATAGCTGTTCAGGCCCGGATGCACCATCGGCAGGTGATAGGCCTCGCAATAGTTCTCGACCGCCAGCTTCCAGTTGCAGTCGAGGTCGAACCCGATCACCGAATCCGCGCCGCCATGGCGAATGAGACTCTGATCGAACATCGACCAACGTTCGGCGAGCGGACGGATGAAGTCGTCGAACGACACGCCGTCACCTGACAGGTTGACAAAGATCTGGTCGAACCAGACGGCACTCCTGACCTGCTTCAGACCGAATTTGCCGCTGTCGAAACCCTGGCAGGTATGAATGCCGGACCCACCGACATGGGGCGTCGTGCGCAGCGCGCCGTCGAAGCCATAGGCCCAGTTGTGATAGGGGCACGTCAGGACGGCGCCGGCGTGGCCCGCCTCGGTCACCAGGGTCATACCGCGATGGCGACAGACATTGTGGAAGACGTTCACTGCGCCGTCGCGCGCACGCACGAAGAAGAGCGGCATGCCGAGCAGGTCGACCGGCCGAACATCGCCGGCTTCCGGCACCTGGGACGCCCGCCCGATGGCAACCCACGAGCCCGCCCACATGCGGTCGCGCTCCAGAGCCAGATAGGCGTCGGAGGTATAGGCCTGGTTGGGCAGGCCGCGCGCCTCGCCCAGAGGCGCTTCGATCGCCGCCAGATCCGGCAGTTCAAGAGACGGGTTATCGAGTGCAGGCAAGACAGACATCGCGCGTTCCCAGCTGAAGTCCTCACAGCAAACCATGATTAGGCGTCAAAACGCGATTCGAGAGAACTTCACAAATACTCAGCAAGGCCATACGCTGAAGTTATGGATCGTCTGCGCCGAAATCTGCCGTCGCCGACCGGTTTGGTCACCTTCGAGGCCGCCGCAAGGCACCTTAACTTCACGCGGGCAGCGGAGGAGCTGGGGGTCTCCCAGGCCGCCGTGAGCCGCCAGATCAAGGCACTTGAGGGCAATCTGAACGTATCGTTGTTTCACCGTGCCGCACGTCGGGTACGCCTGACCCGCGAAGGCGAGCGCCTGCGCGACGCGGTCGCCACCGGCCTTGGCCATATCGCGACCGTCGCCATTGACCTGCGGCGTCAGGGCGACAGTGCCGGCGTCGCGGTCGCCACCAGCACCGCCTTTATGTCGATGTGGATGATGCCCCGGGTCGGCGAGTTCCGCGCTGCGCATCCGGACGTCGCACTGCGCCTGGTGGCGGCCGACCCCTATGTCGACCCGCAGACAGCAAGCGTCGATCTAGCGGTGCGGTTTGGCGATGGCGCCTGGCCTGGCCTGGAGGCCGCGCGCCTGTTCGACGATATCATCATGCCCGTTTGCAGTCCGGGGTATCTAAGCGAGCGCAAACCGCTTCGCGAGCCCCAGGACCTCATCCGCGAAACCCTGCTGCACCAGGACGAGATCGATCCCGACTGGGTCCCGTGGCGGACATGGCTGGCGCCCTTCGGCGTGACGCCACCTCCGGCGCGCGGCGGTCTGAGCTTCAACAACTACGCCAACGTCATACAGGCGGCGCTGGACGGCCAAGGCATCGCACTGGGCTGGGCACGCCTGATCGAAGGGTCGCTGAGGCGCGGCGCCCTGGTGCGCGCCATCGAAACGACGACCCGCTCAAGCCAGGCCCATTATCTGGTGATACCGCGCGATCGGCCGCTGGCCCCGCAAGCCCTCCTGTTTCGCGACTGGTTGCTTGCGACGGCGGCGCGCGAGCCGAACCCCGCTGACGATCTTCCCGATGCCTACGGCAGGTCTTAGCTCGCGATCGCGACAATCAGACACGTGACCGCTGCGACGCCGATCACCGGCAAGGTCAGGATCATGCCGCCGACGCGGGCCGCGGGGCGGCGCGTCAGTGTCGAGAGTGCGAGGCCGTGCATCAGCCGACCGAGCACAAGGGCGACACCCAAGATGTAAATCAGGAAGGAAGGCGCACCGCCCAGTTCCGCGAAGGCCATCAGGATGAGCGCGATCGGGACATACTCGCCGAAGTTACCGTGGGCCCGTATCCGGCGCGTCAGCAACTCGTCACCGCCATCACCCAGGTTGACCGAGGCTGCGCGGCGGGTGCGTATCACGTTGGCCGTCAAGAGGACGTATCCGAGCCCCAACAGGCCGGCAAAGAACGCGGTGATCATCATGACAGTCTCCCGACCTCCAACAAAGCTGATGCTTAGAACCTACGCTACCCAGGCGGCTCACGATCACCCATGCGGAATCTCAAGGTCCGGTGATGTCGCCAATGATCAGCCACACGTGGCTTGCCTCGCCTTCCTTGAACGTGCTGTTGACGACGGCGACCGCATCGCCGTCGACCGCCAGTTTGCGCATGAGCAGGCCCTGCAGGCTGCCGTTGACGCCCAGATCCAGATCGGCGGCACCGGGGACAACGGCAGCTTCGGAGAAGCTCTCACCGCCATCCCGCAACAGGCTGTAGCCCAGGCCCAGCGGCCGCCCACCATAGTGCGGATACCGTTCCCACATGATCATCACCGTTCCATTGGTGCCGAGCGCGAGGGAGGGAAACGCCGCGCTGGCGATTGTACCGTCGAAGGGTTTCGGCACACTGCGCGGGACCTCAAACTCCCGTCCGCCATCCATCGATCGCGCGTAGGCGATTCTGTAACGCCCATAGAAACCACCGGCGCTCTCGGCAAAAGCCAGATGCAGAACGCCGTTGTGATCGAAGGCGAGCTTCGGCGCGTCTGAATGGCCGACGGTGTCGGCCGCGATCACCGGTCTGTCGAAGGTGTCGCCACCATCCACCGACGTTGCGACACGGATATCAGCGCTTTCGTCCTCGCCCACCGTCCAGGCCAACGCGATCATACCGTCAGGCGCCACCGCCAGCGACGGGCCGCGCGCGGGGCCGCCATCCTCGAATGTCGCAATCCCGAGGGCTTCGCCAAACGTCGCGCCACGATCGTCGGAGCGCGCGAACCACAGATTGCCCTCGTACTCGGTCCAGGCTGCGTAGAGTGCGCCACCAGGGCCCAGCGCCAGATCCAAGCTGCCGTTGTTCCAGCGACGCGGCGTCAGCCGGCCCTTGCCCTCACCGGCCAGACTGTTGGTCAGGTTGACCGGCGTGTCGAAGGTCGCGCCGCCATCGCCGGAGCGCGCGAAGAAGATCTCGCCGCCGTGGGAGCCGCCGGAAAAGACGATCTCCTGCCACAGCACATAGACGTCGTCGGTGCCGTCATCGGCGAACGCTACGCGCGGCAGCCAGGAAAAGATGCCAGGGCTGCGGGACACATCGACCGGCGTCTGGAAACGTCGTGCGCCGTCGGGGTCATAGACCTGGAAAAGCACGGCGTGTCGCGCCTGATCGACCCAGACCACGCCGATTTCGCCGTCAGGGCCAATCGCCGGCGACGGATCGTCGACATAGCGGAAATCGGAATCGTTCTGGCGCCAGGGCCCCTTATGGCCTTCGCCTGACGCGACCTCGATCGGGTCTTGCCACGTGACCACCGGCGTCTCCGCCAGAGCTCCGGACAAACCGGCGACGAGGCAAGCAAACGCCGCCGCACACAGAGCAGCCGGGGTCAGCCAGGCAGATTTCATCATCGCATCACCATCCGTCAGCCCCCTCGCCCCGTATCATAACCGTTGATCCGGCCGCTCACGCGGCTTTGTTGGCGACGTGAACGGAGCACACGTTGTCCAGCGCGCCACCTTGCTTACGTCTTGGCGCAGACGCCTTTGCTCCCAGGGGACCCGACGTCATGAACCGTTCCGCCGTTGCCATCTACCGAGAGACCGCCGGTTTCGGCCCGCGCATTCGACTCGGTCTGTTGTCGTTCCTGACGGTCGTCGCGGTTCTCATTTCGCTTGCCGCGCAGGCAGGCTCGCCGGCCGACGACGTCGCGACATCCTCTGGCCTGCCGGAAAGCTTGAGCAAAATGGGTTGGTCGGTTCTGGAAGTCCCCGGCAAGCAGACCGCCGAGTTCAGCTATGCCGGTTCCGGCACCATCGACATTCGCGCCGACAACGCCGTTGCCTTCCTCTATCGGCCGGTCGACGAGGATACCGCCGACATGGGCCGACTGGGCTGGACTTGGCGGGTTGACCAGGCGGTGCCGCCAACCGATCTGTCGCGCGACACTGGTGACGACCGTTCGCTTGCCGTCCACATCGTCTTCCCCGCCGGCCACGACTCCCTCTCGTTCTGGGAGAGCATCGAGAACACCATGACCGAACTGGTCGCGCCACCGCTCGCCGGCAAGGTGCTGACCTATGTCTGGGGCGGCAATCACCCGGAAGGCGTCCTGATGGAAAACCCGCACTTTGGCGACCAAGGCGCAATGGTTGTCCTGCGCAGCAGTCAGGAACCGACCGGGCGATGGTTCATGGAGGAAATCGACTTCGAAGCCGATTTCCAGGCGGCCTTCGGTTACGCGCCGCCCGCACCGATATTCGTCGCGATCTCCGCCGACAGCGACGACACAGGCAGCAAGACGGCCGGCGCGGTCGCCGATCTGACCTTCATGGAGTGACCTTGGCGCAGACCGCACCATCAGCAAGGGAGACACGCGACGACGACGAGCGACTGAGCCGCTTGAGCGCGAACGCGCGTGCCAACCAATGGCATGCGGACGACGCCATCGACTGGAACCGTGGTCCGCGGTTGCCGTTCTGGGTCTCCAAGGAGAAGGCGCGCCGAGCCGTCAGCCAACTCTATCACGGTGAAATCGCCACCAGCGGCATGTGCCGATCGCTGCTCAACGCGATCGACGATGAGATTGTTCGCGATTGCCTCGGCTACCAATTGGCGGATGAGTTACGACACGCGTCCGTCTATGCGCGCTATCTCGACGGCATCGGCGGCATCGCGCCGATGGACCCAAATCTCGAACGCGCACTGTCAGAATCTCAGGACGGCCCGCTTCAGCCCGTCAGCACGATCCTCGCCTTCCACATCATCGTCGAGGGTGAGGTCTTGCGCCAACAGGAGATGCTGGCGCGGCTGCTGCCCTGCCCCCTGCTACGCCAGATCAACCGTCTGGTCGCCCGCGATGAAGCGCGTCACGTGGCGTTCGGCA includes these proteins:
- a CDS encoding ferritin-like domain-containing protein, producing the protein MAQTAPSARETRDDDERLSRLSANARANQWHADDAIDWNRGPRLPFWVSKEKARRAVSQLYHGEIATSGMCRSLLNAIDDEIVRDCLGYQLADELRHASVYARYLDGIGGIAPMDPNLERALSESQDGPLQPVSTILAFHIIVEGEVLRQQEMLARLLPCPLLRQINRLVARDEARHVAFGKIYLKSVLADQSSDKRAELYAWLHRIWSQATAFAANDRSRRNALERAALTWLRGGWRHHDIALRRIGVRPRDAWTAAT
- a CDS encoding DUF3047 domain-containing protein: MNRSAVAIYRETAGFGPRIRLGLLSFLTVVAVLISLAAQAGSPADDVATSSGLPESLSKMGWSVLEVPGKQTAEFSYAGSGTIDIRADNAVAFLYRPVDEDTADMGRLGWTWRVDQAVPPTDLSRDTGDDRSLAVHIVFPAGHDSLSFWESIENTMTELVAPPLAGKVLTYVWGGNHPEGVLMENPHFGDQGAMVVLRSSQEPTGRWFMEEIDFEADFQAAFGYAPPAPIFVAISADSDDTGSKTAGAVADLTFME